One region of Longimicrobium sp. genomic DNA includes:
- a CDS encoding GNAT family N-acetyltransferase → MTAGRPLAFKIASSPAELEHVRRLNYRTFVEEIPQHAPNPEGVLADRFDDENTYVVALQDDRMVGMICVRDRRPFSLDGKLPDLDAHLPPARSVCEIRLLSVEPRHRNGRVFRGLVERLADACAERGHDLAVISGTTRQLKLYRHLGFVPFGPLVGTPEAPFQPMYLTLDAFRRHAESTVRRTGRLARDPACFLPGPTTIAAEVRAALAQPPRSHRAPPFLAELRDVRQRLAGLAGAAGAQVLLGSGTLANDVVGGQLHLLGTPGVVLANGEFGERLADHAARWGLPHRVVRASWGAAFDRREVEAAAAGCGHGGWLWAVHCETSTGVLNDLPMLRGVCGAHGLRLALDCVSSLGCVPLDLAGVHLASAASGKGLGSFAGLAVVFHDQPVAAAPGRLPRYLDLGLYAAGDGVAFTHSSNLVSALAAALAQRDWPAWLDQVAADGAWLRGALRERGLRILAPEHAAAPSVTTIVLSSETEAQRVGEELERAGFLLSFRSDYLQRRGWLQVCLMGDYPRERLPELAQRLSAARPD, encoded by the coding sequence GTGACCGCCGGGCGTCCGCTGGCCTTCAAGATCGCCTCGTCGCCCGCGGAGCTGGAGCACGTCCGGCGGCTCAACTATCGAACTTTCGTGGAGGAGATTCCTCAGCACGCCCCCAACCCGGAGGGCGTGCTCGCCGACCGGTTCGACGACGAGAACACCTACGTGGTGGCGCTGCAGGACGACCGGATGGTGGGGATGATCTGCGTGCGGGATCGCCGCCCCTTTTCGCTCGACGGCAAGCTGCCCGACCTCGACGCGCACCTGCCGCCCGCTCGCAGCGTGTGCGAGATCCGGCTCCTGTCGGTGGAGCCCCGGCACCGCAACGGGAGGGTCTTCCGCGGCCTTGTGGAGCGGCTGGCCGATGCCTGCGCCGAGCGCGGGCACGATCTGGCGGTGATCTCAGGGACGACGCGGCAGCTGAAGCTGTACCGGCACCTGGGCTTCGTTCCCTTTGGCCCCCTGGTCGGCACCCCCGAGGCTCCGTTCCAGCCGATGTACCTGACACTGGACGCGTTCCGCCGCCACGCCGAGTCCACGGTGCGCCGCACGGGGCGGCTGGCCCGGGACCCGGCCTGCTTTCTCCCTGGCCCCACCACCATCGCCGCCGAAGTCCGCGCGGCCCTCGCCCAGCCCCCGCGGTCGCACCGCGCCCCCCCCTTTCTGGCCGAGCTTCGCGACGTGCGGCAGCGCCTGGCCGGCCTGGCGGGCGCCGCCGGCGCGCAGGTGCTGCTCGGCTCGGGCACCCTCGCCAACGACGTGGTGGGGGGGCAGCTGCACCTCCTTGGCACGCCGGGCGTGGTGCTGGCCAACGGCGAGTTCGGGGAACGCCTCGCGGACCACGCCGCGCGCTGGGGCCTTCCGCACCGCGTGGTCCGGGCGTCTTGGGGCGCGGCCTTCGATCGCCGCGAGGTGGAGGCCGCCGCCGCGGGGTGCGGGCATGGCGGGTGGCTGTGGGCGGTGCACTGCGAGACGAGCACCGGGGTGCTGAACGATCTGCCCATGCTGCGCGGCGTGTGCGGCGCGCACGGTCTGCGTCTCGCACTGGACTGCGTGAGCTCGCTCGGCTGCGTTCCGCTCGACCTGGCCGGCGTGCACCTGGCGAGCGCCGCCAGTGGCAAAGGGTTGGGCTCGTTCGCGGGGTTGGCGGTGGTCTTCCACGACCAGCCCGTGGCGGCCGCACCGGGGCGGTTGCCGCGCTATCTGGACCTCGGGCTGTATGCGGCGGGCGACGGGGTGGCCTTTACCCACTCATCCAACCTGGTAAGCGCGCTGGCCGCTGCCCTCGCGCAGCGCGACTGGCCCGCCTGGCTGGATCAGGTCGCCGCGGACGGCGCCTGGCTGCGTGGTGCCCTGCGCGAGCGCGGCCTGCGGATCCTGGCGCCCGAGCACGCGGCCGCCCCGTCGGTGACCACCATCGTACTATCGTCCGAAACCGAGGCGCAGCGAGTCGGGGAAGAGCTGGAGCGGGCGGGCTTCCTTCTCTCCTTCCGCTCCGACTACCTGCAGCGCCGTGGATGGCTGCAGGTCTGCCTGATGGGCGACTACCCGCGCGAGCGCCTTCCGGAGCTCGCCCAGCGCCTCTCCGCCGCTCGCCCTGACTGA
- a CDS encoding LURP-one-related family protein, with the protein MARYKLKQRLISIGEDFTIEDDQGNTVYTVDGKVMRIRETFVIEDRAGNEVATVREVKLAIRDSMKILRGGETIATIRKALISPFRDKFGIDVEGGEDMVAVGNILEHEYEIRRGDDVVGRVSKHWFTIRDTYGVETAAGEDDALILAIAVAIDEMAHDPDEGKG; encoded by the coding sequence ATGGCGCGCTACAAGCTCAAGCAGCGGCTGATCTCGATCGGCGAAGACTTCACCATCGAGGACGACCAGGGGAACACCGTCTACACCGTGGACGGCAAGGTGATGAGGATCCGCGAGACCTTCGTCATCGAGGACCGCGCGGGGAACGAGGTCGCCACCGTGCGCGAGGTGAAGCTGGCGATCCGCGACAGCATGAAGATCCTGCGCGGCGGCGAGACCATCGCCACCATCCGCAAGGCGCTCATCTCGCCCTTCCGCGACAAGTTCGGCATCGACGTGGAGGGCGGCGAGGACATGGTGGCCGTGGGCAACATCCTGGAGCACGAGTACGAGATCCGCCGCGGCGACGACGTGGTGGGGCGCGTGTCCAAGCACTGGTTCACCATCCGCGACACCTACGGCGTGGAGACCGCGGCCGGCGAGGACGACGCGCTGATCCTGGCCATCGCCGTCGCGATCGACGAGATGGCGCACGACCCGGACGAGGGGAAGGGGTGA
- a CDS encoding type II secretion system F family protein, with protein MPHPTPATPPNALQKFLALELGGTRVPKKQMMLFTRRLSSLLHSGLTPAHALTVLRRRLAQKALRRVVDQVTVRVQSGSTLADAMEEHPKVFPPTYIASVSVGERTGSLDVVLKRMATALHRTQQVRAKIKSAAIYPLFVLGALGIVGWYMLTKIMPQFAEIFEDAGVELPAVTRSLLWASASATRLGPGILIVLAGVAMGLRQLYAQEGIKRATDRFLVKLPVIGPLAEGGAMAQYCRMFSTMLFSGVGVSSAMRMSADTLGNHYLADAIRAAATHVGAGMRVEEALERTRAIPAEVLSSTNVGETGGTLPEQMDLLAEYYEEFVLEEVDTAAKLVEPVLILLVFGLVATLVFGIYLPLFKVARLGG; from the coding sequence ATGCCCCACCCCACCCCCGCAACCCCGCCGAACGCGCTCCAGAAGTTCCTCGCGCTGGAGCTCGGCGGCACGCGGGTGCCGAAGAAGCAGATGATGCTCTTCACCCGCCGCCTGTCGTCGCTCCTGCACAGCGGGCTGACGCCGGCGCACGCGCTCACGGTGCTGCGCAGGAGGCTCGCGCAAAAGGCGTTGCGCAGGGTCGTGGACCAGGTGACCGTGCGCGTGCAATCCGGCAGCACCCTGGCCGATGCCATGGAGGAGCACCCAAAGGTGTTCCCGCCGACGTACATCGCGAGCGTGTCGGTGGGGGAGCGCACCGGATCCCTGGACGTGGTGCTGAAGCGCATGGCGACGGCGCTGCACCGCACGCAGCAGGTGAGGGCCAAGATCAAGTCGGCGGCCATCTACCCGCTCTTCGTGCTTGGCGCGCTGGGGATCGTGGGGTGGTACATGCTCACGAAGATCATGCCCCAGTTCGCCGAGATCTTCGAGGACGCGGGAGTCGAGCTCCCGGCCGTCACGCGTTCCCTGCTCTGGGCCTCGGCCAGCGCCACGCGCCTCGGCCCCGGCATCCTGATCGTGCTGGCGGGAGTGGCGATGGGGCTGCGGCAGCTCTACGCGCAGGAGGGGATCAAGCGCGCCACGGACCGTTTCCTGGTAAAGCTCCCCGTCATCGGCCCCCTCGCCGAGGGCGGCGCGATGGCGCAGTACTGCCGGATGTTCAGCACCATGCTCTTCAGCGGCGTGGGCGTCTCCTCCGCCATGCGCATGTCCGCGGACACGCTGGGCAACCACTACCTGGCCGATGCGATCCGCGCCGCCGCCACGCACGTGGGCGCCGGCATGCGCGTGGAGGAGGCCCTCGAGCGCACCCGCGCCATCCCCGCCGAGGTCCTCTCCAGCACCAACGTCGGCGAGACGGGCGGCACCCTCCCCGAGCAGATGGACCTCCTCGCCGAGTACTACGAGGAGTTCGTCCTCGAAGAAGTCGACACCGCCGCCAAGCTCGTCGAGCCCGTCCTGATCCTCCTCGTCTTCGGCCTCGTCGCGACGCTGGTGTTCGGGATATATCTGCCGCTGTTCAAGGTGGCGCGGCTGGGGGGGTGA
- a CDS encoding LysR family transcriptional regulator: MAQITDGVPEFVAIVEAGGFRAAGRRLGVTGTALSKALRGLEQRLGVTLLLRTTRSVRLTSAGERFYAASRQALDALREAAEAVGEMANEPRGTLRLNVAASAEGFLRGSVLEGFLGAYPQVQLDIIVDEEVNDIVAAGYEAAVRLGEVIDQDMTAVPASGPQRMVVVGSPAYFARNPPPQHPRDLGAHACISWRPGPDAAPYRWEFTEPGGEDFTVAVRGRVITNDFSLMMRLVTAGLGVTIGMSDGVQPYIDRGEVIAVLEEYSPPFPGYYLYYPQRRQASSALRALIGYLLQMRQREQPAK; encoded by the coding sequence GTGGCCCAGATCACGGATGGGGTCCCGGAGTTCGTCGCGATCGTGGAAGCGGGTGGCTTCCGCGCGGCCGGGAGGCGGCTGGGGGTGACGGGGACGGCGCTGAGCAAGGCGTTGCGCGGGCTGGAGCAGCGGCTCGGCGTCACGCTCCTGCTCCGCACCACGCGCAGCGTGCGGCTGACCTCGGCGGGGGAGCGGTTCTACGCGGCGTCGCGCCAAGCGCTGGACGCACTGCGGGAGGCCGCGGAGGCGGTGGGGGAGATGGCGAACGAGCCGCGCGGCACGCTCCGCCTGAACGTCGCCGCGAGCGCGGAGGGGTTCCTGCGCGGCTCCGTGCTCGAGGGGTTCCTGGGGGCATACCCGCAGGTCCAGCTCGACATCATCGTCGACGAGGAGGTGAACGACATCGTCGCGGCCGGCTACGAGGCAGCCGTCCGCTTGGGCGAGGTCATCGATCAGGACATGACCGCCGTCCCGGCATCCGGCCCACAGCGGATGGTGGTGGTGGGGTCGCCGGCGTATTTCGCGAGAAACCCGCCTCCGCAGCACCCCCGCGACCTCGGCGCTCACGCCTGCATCAGCTGGCGGCCGGGGCCGGACGCCGCGCCGTACCGCTGGGAGTTCACAGAGCCGGGCGGCGAAGACTTCACCGTCGCGGTTCGCGGCCGCGTCATTACCAACGACTTCAGCCTGATGATGCGGCTGGTGACGGCGGGCCTGGGAGTGACGATCGGGATGAGTGACGGGGTGCAGCCCTACATCGACCGTGGCGAGGTAATCGCCGTCCTCGAGGAGTACAGCCCGCCCTTCCCCGGCTACTACCTGTACTATCCCCAGCGCAGGCAGGCCTCATCCGCCCTGCGCGCCCTGATCGGCTACCTGCTCCAGATGCGGCAGCGCGAGCAACCAGCGAAGTAG
- a CDS encoding glycerol-3-phosphate acyltransferase, giving the protein MKPLLSILLWSVASYGLGCVSAAYYAIRLRTGQDIRGMGSGNAGARNAGRALGRGGFVLVFVADAAKGSFAMWGAQQLGLGAAGATAAMLAVVAGHIWPVQLGFRGGKGISTSFGALLLLDWRVALMGMALCLVLFALSRHFTLAGLLAVAAVPGLAAARGHPLVTLAGVTLLAAVVLGAHRENVRRIPGELAGARMARRARTTAAGGPGRTA; this is encoded by the coding sequence ATGAAACCGCTCCTTTCGATTCTTCTGTGGAGTGTCGCCAGCTACGGGCTGGGCTGCGTTTCGGCGGCGTACTACGCGATCCGGCTGCGCACCGGCCAGGACATCCGCGGGATGGGGAGCGGGAATGCGGGGGCGCGCAATGCGGGGCGTGCCCTGGGGCGGGGTGGCTTCGTGCTGGTCTTCGTGGCGGATGCGGCCAAGGGCAGCTTCGCCATGTGGGGCGCGCAGCAGCTGGGGCTGGGCGCCGCCGGTGCCACCGCCGCGATGCTGGCGGTGGTCGCCGGCCACATCTGGCCCGTGCAGCTCGGCTTCCGCGGCGGCAAGGGGATCTCCACCAGCTTCGGCGCGCTGCTGCTGCTTGACTGGCGGGTGGCGCTCATGGGGATGGCGCTGTGCCTCGTGCTCTTCGCCCTGTCGCGGCACTTCACCCTCGCGGGGTTGCTGGCGGTGGCGGCGGTGCCGGGGCTGGCGGCGGCGCGGGGACACCCGCTGGTCACGCTGGCCGGGGTCACTCTGCTGGCCGCGGTCGTGCTCGGGGCGCATCGCGAGAACGTGCGCCGCATTCCCGGCGAGCTCGCCGGCGCGCGCATGGCACGGCGCGCCCGCACCACCGCCGCCGGGGGGCCGGGGAGGACCGCGTGA
- a CDS encoding class I SAM-dependent methyltransferase has protein sequence MHTAARLCWGAVMALFSLSLAAQQPPGLDVPYVPTPPEVVAQMLALARPTRNDVLYDLGSGDGRIVIEAARRFGTRGVGVDLNPVRVEEARANARRRGVQDRVRFRQQDLYETDLRAASIVTLYLLPRVNLELRPKLFEQLRPGTRVVSHAFDMGDWRPDTVVEVKVSQGLGRAMVYAWTIPARVAGRWMLTTPEGRRVPLQLRQQFQRFTGPGVSGRLMGERIDFTLTERENGRPVTRRFSGRVTGGGMSGRVAGGGAWRAVKVPPGAPR, from the coding sequence GTGCACACCGCTGCTCGACTCTGCTGGGGCGCCGTCATGGCGCTCTTTTCACTTTCCCTCGCGGCGCAGCAGCCGCCGGGGCTGGATGTGCCCTATGTCCCGACGCCGCCGGAGGTGGTCGCGCAGATGCTCGCGCTCGCCAGGCCCACGCGCAACGACGTGCTGTACGATCTGGGCTCGGGGGATGGGCGCATCGTGATCGAGGCGGCGCGGCGCTTCGGGACGCGGGGGGTGGGGGTGGACCTGAATCCGGTGCGGGTGGAGGAAGCCCGCGCCAATGCCCGCAGGCGCGGCGTGCAGGACCGCGTGCGCTTCCGCCAGCAGGACCTGTACGAGACCGACCTGCGCGCGGCGAGCATCGTCACCCTGTACCTCCTGCCGCGCGTCAACCTGGAGCTCCGGCCGAAGCTGTTCGAGCAGCTGCGCCCCGGCACCCGTGTCGTGTCGCACGCCTTCGACATGGGCGACTGGCGGCCGGACACGGTCGTTGAGGTGAAGGTGAGCCAGGGTCTCGGGCGGGCGATGGTGTACGCCTGGACCATTCCGGCCAGGGTGGCGGGGCGGTGGATGCTCACCACGCCGGAGGGTCGCCGGGTTCCGCTCCAGCTCCGGCAGCAGTTCCAGCGCTTCACCGGGCCGGGGGTGAGCGGGCGGCTGATGGGCGAGCGGATCGACTTCACCCTGACGGAACGGGAGAACGGACGGCCGGTGACCCGCCGCTTCTCCGGCCGGGTCACCGGCGGCGGGATGAGCGGGAGGGTCGCGGGCGGGGGAGCGTGGAGGGCGGTGAAGGTGCCGCCTGGCGCCCCAAGGTGA
- a CDS encoding ATPase, T2SS/T4P/T4SS family produces MYSEDAFPSAPAETLREMPRPTPSVVPAHREREGTIQDRIIRPLLEAGDLAAHDVEAAYQAAAADRERRSAVFHLVEMGRITAERALHTLARVFGVETVSLAAERPHRSVLDLIDGETARQIRVIPLRIQGRDLLVANGDPYDLSSLSRIRDITGLSPVPLLADDHSLDTLLRTAYAVADKLHRVMGEAKRSGARVRARASISEEIENAVKGAQVPQMVEAFIEDAVKKRASDVHFEFFDDSGRIRYRIDGQLVVVKELDPTWGREIVNRIKVLAGLNSAQDRTPEDGRMKHAMDGADVEFRVSTLPTDWGCEHAVLRVLARAETPVDLTRVGMPPREYAAFAEAIDRPQGMILVTGPTGSGKSTTLYAALDHLNDPWRSIITIEDPVERKIRGVRQTSVGANTGMTFATALRSILRQDPNVIMVGEIRDAETAGTAVKASMTGHLLLSTLHTNDAPSTVARLLDIGIEPYNLVDALSLVVAQRLVRQICPRCRDAHHPTEREIARAGLTPDEVATIPFCKGTGCSYCNRSGYFGRQGLFEMMPLTPALREAIVARRPGAELRALAVAEGMTTLRQAGIDRMRAGETTLEEVTRETMG; encoded by the coding sequence ATGTACAGCGAAGACGCCTTCCCCTCCGCCCCCGCGGAGACCTTACGCGAGATGCCCCGGCCCACGCCGTCGGTCGTCCCCGCGCATCGCGAGCGCGAGGGGACGATCCAGGACCGCATCATCCGGCCGTTGCTGGAGGCGGGCGACCTGGCGGCGCACGACGTGGAGGCGGCGTACCAGGCGGCCGCGGCGGACCGCGAGCGGCGCAGCGCCGTCTTCCACCTGGTGGAGATGGGCCGCATCACGGCCGAGCGCGCGCTCCACACGCTGGCCCGCGTCTTCGGCGTGGAGACGGTGAGCTTGGCCGCCGAGCGCCCGCACCGCAGCGTCCTGGACCTGATCGACGGCGAGACGGCGCGGCAGATCCGCGTGATCCCGCTACGCATCCAGGGACGCGACCTGCTGGTGGCCAACGGGGACCCGTATGACCTCTCGTCACTGAGCCGTATCCGCGACATCACGGGGCTCTCGCCGGTCCCGCTCCTGGCGGACGATCACTCCCTCGACACGCTGCTGCGCACCGCCTACGCCGTGGCGGACAAGCTCCACCGCGTGATGGGCGAGGCGAAGCGGAGCGGCGCAAGGGTGCGCGCCCGCGCCTCCATCAGCGAAGAGATCGAGAACGCGGTCAAGGGTGCGCAGGTGCCGCAGATGGTGGAGGCGTTCATCGAGGACGCCGTCAAGAAACGCGCGTCCGACGTGCACTTCGAGTTCTTTGACGACTCCGGCCGCATCCGCTACCGCATCGACGGGCAGCTCGTGGTGGTCAAGGAGCTGGACCCCACCTGGGGGCGCGAGATCGTCAACCGCATCAAGGTGCTCGCCGGCCTCAACTCCGCGCAGGACCGCACCCCCGAGGACGGCCGGATGAAGCACGCCATGGACGGCGCCGACGTGGAGTTCCGCGTCAGCACCCTGCCGACCGACTGGGGGTGCGAGCACGCGGTCCTCCGCGTGCTGGCGCGCGCCGAAACGCCGGTGGACCTGACGCGCGTGGGGATGCCGCCGCGCGAGTACGCCGCCTTCGCCGAGGCCATCGACCGCCCGCAGGGTATGATCCTGGTGACCGGCCCCACCGGCTCCGGCAAGTCGACAACGCTCTACGCCGCGCTCGACCACCTCAACGACCCGTGGCGCAGCATCATCACCATCGAGGACCCGGTTGAGCGAAAGATCCGCGGCGTGCGCCAGACCTCGGTGGGCGCAAACACGGGGATGACCTTCGCCACGGCGCTGCGCTCGATCCTGCGCCAGGATCCCAACGTCATTATGGTCGGCGAGATCCGCGACGCGGAGACGGCGGGGACCGCGGTGAAGGCGTCGATGACGGGCCACCTCCTCCTCTCGACGCTGCATACCAACGACGCGCCGTCCACCGTGGCGCGGCTGCTGGACATCGGCATCGAGCCGTACAACCTGGTGGATGCGCTCTCGCTGGTCGTGGCGCAGCGCCTGGTGCGCCAGATCTGCCCCCGCTGCCGCGACGCGCATCACCCCACCGAGCGCGAGATCGCCCGCGCCGGCCTCACCCCAGACGAGGTCGCCACCATCCCCTTCTGCAAGGGGACGGGGTGCTCGTACTGCAACCGCAGCGGCTACTTCGGGCGGCAGGGCCTGTTCGAGATGATGCCGCTGACCCCCGCCCTGCGCGAGGCGATCGTCGCGCGCCGCCCCGGCGCCGAGCTCCGCGCCCTCGCCGTCGCCGAGGGCATGACCACGCTTCGCCAGGCCGGCATCGACCGCATGCGCGCCGGCGAGACGACGCTGGAAGAGGTTACGCGGGAGACGATGGGGTGA
- a CDS encoding zinc-dependent alcohol dehydrogenase family protein produces the protein MKGAVLYGPGDVRFEERDDPRITEPTDAIIRLSASCVCGSDLWPYRGIQPIEGPTPMGHEYVGIVEEVGSAVRTVKKGQFVVGSFFASDNTCPICDAGYQSRCVDARPIGEEGAQAPYLRVPLADGTLVGTPELPDAGMIPSLLAASDVLGTGWFAAHAAAVAPGKTVAVVGDGAVGLLGVLAAKQMGAERIVLMSRHEDRQKLGTEFGATELVTERGDEGVARIKEMTGGLGAHSVIEAVGTQESMMQAIRSARPGGHVGFVGVTHDVSIPGLEYFFSAVHLHGGPAPVRRFLPDLVDRILKGTINPGKVFDQTLPLDQVAEGYRAMDERRAIKTLLMP, from the coding sequence ATGAAGGGTGCAGTTCTCTACGGGCCGGGCGACGTACGCTTCGAGGAGCGCGACGACCCGAGGATCACCGAGCCCACGGATGCGATCATCCGCCTGTCCGCGAGCTGCGTCTGCGGCTCCGACCTGTGGCCGTACCGCGGCATCCAGCCGATCGAGGGTCCCACGCCGATGGGCCACGAGTACGTCGGCATCGTGGAGGAGGTGGGGAGCGCGGTGCGCACCGTGAAGAAGGGGCAGTTCGTGGTGGGATCTTTCTTCGCCTCGGACAACACCTGCCCCATCTGCGACGCGGGGTACCAGAGCCGGTGCGTCGATGCGCGGCCGATAGGCGAGGAGGGCGCCCAGGCGCCGTACCTGCGCGTCCCGCTCGCCGACGGCACCCTGGTCGGCACGCCGGAGCTGCCGGACGCTGGGATGATCCCCAGCCTTCTCGCGGCCTCCGACGTTCTCGGCACCGGGTGGTTCGCGGCACACGCGGCCGCCGTGGCGCCCGGCAAGACGGTCGCGGTGGTGGGCGACGGCGCCGTCGGGCTGCTCGGCGTCCTCGCCGCGAAGCAGATGGGGGCGGAGCGCATCGTCCTGATGAGCCGCCACGAGGACCGGCAGAAGCTGGGCACGGAGTTCGGCGCCACCGAGCTCGTGACCGAGCGCGGAGACGAAGGGGTGGCCCGCATCAAGGAGATGACCGGCGGGCTCGGCGCCCACTCGGTGATCGAGGCGGTGGGCACGCAGGAGTCGATGATGCAGGCCATCCGCTCCGCGCGGCCGGGCGGGCACGTGGGCTTCGTCGGCGTCACGCACGACGTTTCGATCCCGGGGCTCGAGTACTTCTTTTCCGCGGTCCACCTGCACGGCGGGCCCGCCCCGGTGCGGCGCTTCCTGCCCGACCTCGTCGATCGGATCCTCAAGGGGACGATCAATCCCGGCAAGGTGTTCGACCAGACGCTCCCGCTGGACCAGGTTGCCGAGGGCTACCGCGCGATGGACGAGCGCCGCGCGATCAAGACGCTGCTGATGCCGTGA
- a CDS encoding GNAT family N-acetyltransferase → MHPDFPVVETARLRLRPLSRADTEHLAELDADPEVGRYVHLGGAPTRADLEAALPRMLACFGFPPVQPAFWAAEERGSGRFVGWFHLRPSGGADTLELGYRFRRDAWGQGYASEGARALVIRAFEHLGAKCVEAIALGENAASIRVMEKAGLHLRERFLYDGERPAVRYAVDRSEYGGAAERVVP, encoded by the coding sequence ATGCACCCTGATTTCCCTGTGGTCGAAACCGCGCGCCTGCGCCTGCGTCCGCTCAGCCGGGCGGACACCGAGCACCTCGCGGAGCTCGATGCCGATCCCGAGGTGGGCCGCTACGTTCACCTCGGCGGCGCTCCGACGCGCGCGGATCTGGAGGCCGCACTCCCGCGCATGCTGGCCTGTTTCGGCTTCCCTCCCGTGCAGCCGGCTTTCTGGGCGGCGGAGGAGCGCGGCAGCGGCAGGTTCGTGGGATGGTTCCACCTGCGCCCCAGCGGGGGGGCGGATACGCTGGAGCTGGGGTACCGCTTCCGACGTGACGCCTGGGGGCAGGGCTACGCGAGCGAGGGCGCGCGGGCGCTCGTCATCCGGGCGTTCGAGCATCTGGGAGCGAAGTGCGTCGAGGCGATTGCGCTCGGAGAGAATGCCGCGTCCATTCGGGTGATGGAGAAGGCAGGACTTCACCTTCGTGAACGGTTTCTCTACGACGGCGAGCGGCCCGCCGTCCGTTACGCGGTGGATCGGAGCGAGTACGGGGGTGCGGCTGAGCGTGTGGTGCCCTGA
- a CDS encoding transglycosylase SLT domain-containing protein codes for MTLLAGLALSTGLATWRVRTMEMEQAPVAKAAPMEPPRTVRRTFVARAPATGESLTTVRARLAASGGRTPAGEVDAWTMRLATAPGHREETRRALQRMRHLEPVIRAALAREGIPRDLLYLALVESSFRPAATSRVGAAGVWQFMPGTARGYGLEVGPWVDERRDPVRASYAAARHLRDLHEQLGGWHLAAAAYNCGSGCVRRALRLHGGGPGGGELRYWRIRPYLPRETRDYVPKLLAAARIARDPEAFGFGGVDGDAPLAYREVVAPGGTSLERVARWAGAPESVVAALNPHLVRGQTPPGRRWPVRVPVR; via the coding sequence ATGACCCTCCTGGCGGGCCTCGCCCTCTCCACGGGGCTCGCCACCTGGCGCGTGAGGACGATGGAGATGGAACAGGCGCCGGTCGCTAAAGCCGCGCCGATGGAACCGCCGCGCACGGTGCGTCGAACCTTCGTAGCACGGGCACCGGCAACCGGCGAATCGCTGACCACGGTGAGGGCGCGGCTCGCGGCGAGCGGCGGACGCACGCCGGCGGGCGAGGTGGACGCGTGGACGATGCGGCTGGCAACCGCGCCCGGGCATCGCGAGGAGACGCGGAGGGCGCTGCAGCGAATGCGGCACCTGGAGCCCGTCATCCGCGCGGCGCTGGCGCGGGAGGGGATTCCGCGCGACCTGCTGTACCTGGCGCTGGTGGAGTCCAGCTTCCGGCCGGCGGCGACGAGCCGGGTGGGCGCGGCGGGGGTGTGGCAGTTCATGCCCGGCACCGCGCGCGGCTACGGGCTGGAGGTGGGCCCCTGGGTCGATGAAAGGCGCGATCCGGTGCGCGCATCGTACGCCGCCGCCCGCCACCTGCGCGACCTTCACGAGCAACTCGGCGGATGGCACCTTGCCGCCGCCGCGTACAACTGCGGCTCGGGGTGCGTGCGCCGCGCCCTGCGCCTGCACGGCGGCGGACCCGGAGGCGGCGAGCTGCGCTACTGGCGCATCCGCCCCTATCTGCCGCGTGAGACGCGCGACTACGTGCCCAAACTCCTGGCAGCCGCTCGCATCGCGCGAGATCCCGAGGCGTTCGGATTCGGCGGGGTGGATGGCGATGCGCCCCTCGCCTACCGCGAGGTGGTGGCCCCCGGCGGAACGTCGCTTGAGCGCGTGGCGCGCTGGGCTGGCGCGCCCGAATCCGTCGTGGCCGCCCTCAACCCGCACCTAGTACGCGGCCAGACGCCGCCCGGCCGCCGCTGGCCCGTGCGCGTCCCCGTCCGCTGA
- a CDS encoding cupin domain-containing protein has translation MNITRADSRPSTRGPADWFTGTVRIDPLFTAPEPARAAGATVTFEPGARTAWHTHPLGQTLIVLSGVGRAQREGGPVEEIHPGDVVWFAPGERHWHGASATTAMQHIAIQEALAGKAVEWMEHVSDAEYTAGANPR, from the coding sequence ATGAACATCACGCGCGCAGACTCGCGGCCCTCGACCAGGGGCCCGGCGGACTGGTTCACGGGCACCGTCCGCATCGACCCGCTCTTCACGGCACCCGAGCCGGCGCGCGCGGCCGGCGCCACGGTGACGTTCGAGCCCGGCGCACGCACGGCGTGGCACACGCACCCGCTGGGGCAGACGCTGATCGTGCTTTCCGGCGTGGGACGCGCGCAGCGCGAGGGCGGACCGGTGGAGGAAATCCATCCCGGCGACGTGGTGTGGTTCGCGCCGGGGGAGAGGCACTGGCACGGCGCCTCCGCCACGACCGCGATGCAGCACATCGCCATCCAGGAAGCGCTGGCCGGCAAGGCGGTGGAGTGGATGGAGCACGTGAGCGATGCGGAGTACACGGCCGGCGCGAACCCGCGCTGA